The Candidatus Peribacteria bacterium region TACGATTATGCCTCTATCCCAAAGATGGCAGTGACCTGCTGCAATTTGTGCAACGGGAAAGATTTGAAGGTCATCTCGCATTATGACCGGTACGGATTTTCTGCTCCTGCATGCATGTGCAACACCTGCGGGCTCGTGTTTCTGAATCCTGTCATGACATCTACCGGATATACGGAATTCTATGCCCATATGTATCGCCCTCTTCTCACCGCGTATTACAATCAACCCTACACTGCAGAGACCATTCAGCCGGAGGCGGAGATCTATGCACTGGCACTCATGGAGCGCCTGCGTCCGTTTGCAACTGTGTTTGCCGGACAACGGGCGCTGGATATCGGCGGGTCCATTGGTGCGGTTGCCGGTGCGCTTCTCAGAGAATGGAATACAGAGACAACGGTCCTCGATCCTTCGCCTGATGAATTGAAAAAAGCAGAAGCGCGCGGCGCACATGGTATGCAGGGTCGCATAGAAGATCTTCCACAAACCGATCAGTCATTCCCACTCATCACGCTTTGCCGGACCGTGGATCATCTGACCGATATTGCATCGGCTCTGCGGATGATTCGTTCCTGCATAGCGGATGGCGGATTATTTTTTGTGGATATTGTTGATCTCTATCGTGCCTGTGCACAGAAAGACAATGATCTGATGGAAGCGGTGAAAATCGATCATCCGTATTATCTCACCACAGCCACAATGCGCACGTATCTTGCGCGTGCAGGATGGCGGATTATGGCGGAGGATCTGTATGGGTCATTGCATACAGGATTTTTCTGCACACCCGCAGAACCCGATCCGGAGGCAATGCCGTCCGCTGCATCAGTGCAGATTATGGAAGATTTTCTCCAGACTATCCATTCCTCCTCGGCCCGGTATGCGTAACACGTCCGGTCCGATCCTCGGCATTATTCCTGCGCGTAGCGGGTCCCAAGGGGTGCCGCATAAAAATATACGGCTGCTTGGAGGAAAGCCGCTTTTGCAGCACAGCGTCCAATCGGCACTCGCGTCCGGTATCTTCGATCGCATCATTCTTTCCACCGATTCTCCTGAATATGCCTCCATCGGCGAAGCGGCCGGTGCAGAGGTGCCATTTCTTCGTCCTGCAGAATTGTCCGGGCATGATGTGCCCATTCAGGGTGTTCTGGAACACGTCGTGCACTCGGTGGAACAAAGCGGCTGGAGTCCGTCACTTGTGTTTCTGCTGAATCCCACTTGTCCGTTTCGTGAGCCTTCACATTTTCTTTCCGCTCTGGAGGTGCTTCGTACATGCGAATGCGATTCCGTTGTGAGTGTTCAGCCGGTGCCGCTTTGTCTGTGTCCGCATTATGTCCTGCGCATGGAAGGTGGGACGCTCCAACCGTTTTTGGCCGAGGGGGCACAGGTGTATCGCCGGCAGGATGTGACACCGGCATACGTGCGTGACGGACTTATCTATGGTGTGCATCGCGATGTGCTGATGGAAAAGCACACACTCTATGGCGATGATTGCCGGCCTCTCTTTTTCTCCGTGCCGGACCATGTGAATATCGATACTGAAGCAGACTGGCAGCACGCCGAGCACGTCTGTCGCATGCGTGAAGAGGCTGCATTTACAGCAATGCCAGCAGGTGCCTTGTCTCCTGCGCGGTAAAATGTACGCACAGTCCGTCGCGCTCTTTCCACCACCAGGAATCCCCATCGGGACGAATCAGCGGAGCGCTGCACCAGCGGCCAGGCGGCAGTGATCCTGCGTCCTGCCATTGCACTGCATCTGCACTTTGGATGAGGCGACATTGCAGGGAATCCCAGCAACGGAAATCATCAGCACGTCCATACCAGAGAATGGCGCGGTAGCCGCTTCCACAGAGAAAGGGCAGGAGCTTATACAGCTGCACATCTTCAAAGCCCGGTAGAGGAAGAGCAACCGGCCCGACCAGATTTTCAAACATCGTCATGCGGCCATTTTCTTTTCCATAGAGGATACCCATACGCCGTTGTATCAGACATTTTTCGACATGGGGTGGCGTTCTGAAAAAACTCCGGAAACCCGCCTGCCCAGGTGATTGATGCAGTGTCCACTGTTGCTGATAGCAGAGGAATTCATCTGCATGAGACACGAAGGCACCAATGCTGTCATTAATACCCGTAATAGCCGGATTGAAACGGGATGCTTGCCACTGCAGACCATCCGAAGAGGTATAGATATGAATCCCGCTGCGATTCTCTCCTTCCTGATTCCAGCAACACAGTACCCATTGGCTGTCGTGTCGTATCACGCATGCATCAGACAACTGCCCCCAGTCCGGCGCATGCTCTGCCCGCAGGAGTTCGCGTTCCCACAGGATGGTTCCCTCTGCGTCTATCTCCCGCGCCATCAATACATTCTGTTCCCGCGTTTCCCCGTAGCGAACGCCGTAGAGACGGGTCAGGGAAGGGGAAAGGGGAATAACAGACGACACACACCATCCGACACGTCCTGCATCTGTTCCGGTGATACTTCCATGTGTGTGCTGCATTGCAGCAATAATAGCGCATGCCGCAAAAAAAAGCGGGATGACGTGCCATCCCGCTTTTTGGCATCTCTGTGCCGATTATTCCGTATAGCCCCAGTCCTTCTGCCACTGCTTCATCCTATCAATCTCCTGCTGCTGTGCTGTGATGATAGCGTCGGCCATCGTTTTGATTTCGTCATGCTTGGCAGCAGACTTGGCGGCAATAGCCATATCGATGGCGCCCTGATGGTGGGGGATCATTCCCTCTATAAACGCCGCATCAAATGCATCACCGGTTTTGCCGGCAAGCATCTGAGACATATCGTCCATCGACATGCTCATGGCGTCATGATCCATCATGTCATCGTCGTCCATGTCCATCATCATGTG contains the following coding sequences:
- a CDS encoding DUF305 domain-containing protein, which gives rise to MYTTGPDIGLILLWILHSVGMLAATIGVLLLIIWAAKTLTAAQMKQWGLWLFLGGVAVCLITLLTLPMQRIERNGMMTETRYGNGGMNGMHMMMDMDDDDMMDHDAMSMSMDDMSQMLAGKTGDAFDAAFIEGMIPHHQGAIDMAIAAKSAAKHDEIKTMADAIITAQQQEIDRMKQWQKDWGYTE
- a CDS encoding acylneuraminate cytidylyltransferase family protein encodes the protein MRNTSGPILGIIPARSGSQGVPHKNIRLLGGKPLLQHSVQSALASGIFDRIILSTDSPEYASIGEAAGAEVPFLRPAELSGHDVPIQGVLEHVVHSVEQSGWSPSLVFLLNPTCPFREPSHFLSALEVLRTCECDSVVSVQPVPLCLCPHYVLRMEGGTLQPFLAEGAQVYRRQDVTPAYVRDGLIYGVHRDVLMEKHTLYGDDCRPLFFSVPDHVNIDTEADWQHAEHVCRMREEAAFTAMPAGALSPAR
- a CDS encoding class I SAM-dependent methyltransferase — translated: MTSVLAASDKGERYARIAAVGYDYASIPKMAVTCCNLCNGKDLKVISHYDRYGFSAPACMCNTCGLVFLNPVMTSTGYTEFYAHMYRPLLTAYYNQPYTAETIQPEAEIYALALMERLRPFATVFAGQRALDIGGSIGAVAGALLREWNTETTVLDPSPDELKKAEARGAHGMQGRIEDLPQTDQSFPLITLCRTVDHLTDIASALRMIRSCIADGGLFFVDIVDLYRACAQKDNDLMEAVKIDHPYYLTTATMRTYLARAGWRIMAEDLYGSLHTGFFCTPAEPDPEAMPSAASVQIMEDFLQTIHSSSARYA